One genomic window of Glycine soja cultivar W05 chromosome 9, ASM419377v2, whole genome shotgun sequence includes the following:
- the LOC114368001 gene encoding ubiquitin-like-specific protease ESD4 yields MGAMTANRKRSEECMNVNHTNSDSPRKRAKFSIKPVPSATSAVARLSRYPEVHAPLAREVHAPCRSRKFERSRVIVSAGNVMGNFLATKFKEAKRSASAKCRNLVEKGKEVIEVDAETESEERYVDSSVEEARGDGDKVVRVQQQSQSTLSFDSEMMNAELKMVSGGKVWGYETQRDLENVHMYKKLLEDVGRRSGTLQRLNFEIDLNEKRREHYNLLRPKKELVEEQEVPQEPFVALTSEEEDEVECAFSSNWRRILVTHENSNIVITGEKFQCLRPTGWLNDEVINLYLELLKEREQREPQKFLKCHFFNTFFYKKLISGPKGYDFKSVRRWTTQRKLGYSLLECDKIFVPIHQEIHWCLAVINKKDKKFQYLDSMKGEDSFVLEKLAKYFADEVNDKTGKHIDVNTWKKEFVKDLPVQKNGYDCGVFMIKYADFYSRGLELCFNQENMSYFRRRTAKEILRLKAE; encoded by the exons ATGGGTGCGATGACCGCAAACCGGAAGCGCTCCGAAGAATGCATGAACGTAAACCACACAAATTCCGATTCTCCGAGAAAACGCGCCAAATTCTCGATCAAACCCGTTCCGTCCGCCACCAGCGCCGTCGCGAGACTCTCCCGGTACCCAGAGGTTCACGCGCCGTTGGCGAGGGAGGTTCACGCGCCGTGCCGGTCGCGAAAATTCGAACGCTCTAGGGTTATTGTCAGTGCCGGCAACGTCATGGGGAACTTTCTGGCAACGAAGTTCAAGGAGGCGAAGCGTTCGGCGTCGGCGAAATGCAGGAACCTGGTGGAGAAGGGGAAGGAGGTGATTGAGGTGGACGCAGAGACGGAGAGTGAAGAGCGTTACGTGGATTCGAGTGTGGAAGAGGCGCGTGGCGATGGTGACAAGGTTGTCAGGGTTCAGCAGCAGTCGCAGTCAACGTTGTCGTTTGATTCGGAGATGATGAATGCGGAGTTGAAGATGGTGAGTGGTGGGAAGGTGTGGGGTTATGAGACGCAGCGTGATTTGGAAAATGTTCATATGTATAAGAAGTTGCTTGAGGATGTTGGGAGGAGAAGTGGCACGCTTCAGAGGCTGAATTTTGAGattgatttgaatgagaagCGCAGGGAACATTATAATTTGTTGCGGCCGAAGAAGGAATTGGTTGAG GAACAGGAAGTGCCGCAAGAGCCTTTTGTTGCTCTTACAAGTGAGGAGGAAGATGAGGTTGAATGTGCCTTTTCTTCCAACTG GAGGAGGATCTTGGTTACCCACGAGAATTCTAACATTGTGATCACGGGAGAGAAGTTTCAGTGCCTTAGGCCCACTGGATGGTTAAATGATGAG GTTATAAATTTGTACCTGGAATTGCTTAAGGAGAGGGAGCAAAGAGAACCACAGAAATTTCTGAAATGTCATTTTTTCAATACCTTTTTCTACAAAAAG TTAATAAGTGGGCCGAAAGGTTATGATTTCAAATCTGTCAGAAGATGGACAACCCAACGGAAATTGGGATACAGTCTACTTGAATGTGAtaaa ATATTTGTACCTATCCATCAAGAGATACATTGGTGCTTGGCAGTTATCAATAAGAAAGATAAGAAATTCCAGTATCTTGACTCAATGAAAGGAGAGGATAGTTTTGTGCTAGAAAAGCTG GCTAAATATTTTGCGGATGAAGTAAATGACAAGACTGGAAAACAtattgatgtaaatacctggAAAAAAGAATTTGTGAAAGACCTTCCTGTGCAGAAAAATGG GTATGATTGTGGGGTGTTTATGATCAAATATGCAGACTTTTATAGCAGGGGTCTGGAATTGTGTTTTAACCAG GAAAACATGTCCTACTTTCGGCGTAGGACGGCTAAGGAGATCTTGAGATTGAAAGCTGAATGA